The Bradyrhizobium oligotrophicum S58 genome contains the following window.
GCGGATGCGTCGGGATGATAGCCCGCTACCTGCTCGCCATCGGGCAGGGTCAGGGTGACGTTGCTCTCGGCGCGCAGGCCGACCGGCATCACGTCCAGCAAATTGCCGTCGATGCGCAGGATCGCCGCCAGCGACCGTTGCGCGTCGATGTCGCGCATCACGCCGAATGCGGCGCCGGTGAACTGCTCGACGCGGAACAGCCGCAACTCGCCGTCGGCGGACTTGAACATCTCGTCGCGCCGCGCCCAGCCATTGTCGAATTCGAGCGTCTCCGAATAGGCTGCGCATTGAACCGCTCCGTCGCGATCGACGGTGCGGATGTCCTTGATGATGGTGCCTTGATAGACGTGAAGGCGCAGCGCCTGCAGTGCGATGGCGCTGCAGTCCATGGGACCCTTTGCGATGAGGCGGTTCAGGATCGATCCGGCCGAGTCGATCGCGGCCTCGGAGCGGCGCAGCGCCACCTTGCTGAGCTCGCTGAGCTGCCGCGCGGTCTGGCCGCCGATCAGTGCGGTGACGGCGAGATCGGCGCCGGCCAGGAAGACCCCGACGCAGGCGACCACCGCCCCGACACGAAGCATGTGTTTGCGTTGCAATGCCATCGTGTCGTGAACGCTCCCCCGTATGACCACGGGGCATCGTTCAATCCAACCTTCAACTTTCCGTATATTGGCGGCCGATATGCCTTGCGGCAGCGCCAGGAGGGCGGGCGGGGCCTGAAAGCTGGTTAAGGACGTCTTACCAGGGGCGGCTCAGGCCGCCTCGTCTGGCGTACCGCTCGGAACCGCCGCCTCGGCGCGCTCGGCCGGGAGCAGCATCAAGGCGGCGAGCGCCGACAGGCTCAGGCTCGCCGACACGATCAGCACGCCGCGGCCGAGCCCATCGATCAGCAGGCCGAACAGCAGCGGCGCGAAGGCCTGGCAGATCCGCGATGGCGCGCCGATCAGGCCGAGCCGGTAGGCGTAGTTGGCGGGGCCGAAGATCGCGAGCGGCAGGGTGCCGCGGGCAATCGTCAGGATGCCGTTGCCGGAGCCGTGCAGCAGCGCGAACGCCGCCGCCGCACCGCCGCCGAACAGCCCGATCGTCAAGGCGCCGATCGGATGGGTGATGCAGGCGAGCCGCGCCGAGGCGAGCGGATGGAAGCGGCTGAGGAAGCCGGCCTCGAACACGCGCGCGGCGACCTGCGCCGGCCCGATCATCATGCCCGCGAACAGCGCCTGTGCCGGCGTCGCGCCGAACGCCTGCATCAGCCGCGGCAGATGCACCGCCATCGCCGCGGTCACGGTCCACGCCGCCGCCATCGCAAACGCGATCAGCACCATCGGACGGTCGAGCGGGATGCTCGGCTTGCCCGTCGGCATCTCGCCGGGCGCCATCTGGGTCGCACGCGGCAGCGACAAATTGAGCGGCAGGCCGATCACGAGATGCGCGATCGCCCAGGCAAAACAGGTCTCGCGCCAGCCGATCGTCGCGAGCCCCCAGGTGCTCAGCGGCCAGCCGACGGTGGAGGCGAAGCCTGCGAT
Protein-coding sequences here:
- a CDS encoding MFS transporter encodes the protein MQARRLGVVIALGTAQTLAWGSSYYLPAILADPIARDLGLSNNWFFAAFSASLIISGLLGPRIGRQIDRVGGRQVLCASNLVLAGGLALLGLSHSLWVMAVAWLLLGVGMGLGLYDAAFGALGRIYGKDARGAITGITLIAGFASTVGWPLSTWGLATIGWRETCFAWAIAHLVIGLPLNLSLPRATQMAPGEMPTGKPSIPLDRPMVLIAFAMAAAWTVTAAMAVHLPRLMQAFGATPAQALFAGMMIGPAQVAARVFEAGFLSRFHPLASARLACITHPIGALTIGLFGGGAAAAFALLHGSGNGILTIARGTLPLAIFGPANYAYRLGLIGAPSRICQAFAPLLFGLLIDGLGRGVLIVSASLSLSALAALMLLPAERAEAAVPSGTPDEAA